GGGAATTTGAGAAAACCAGTCAACTATTTTGACAATGAAAGTCAAAAGTAACCAGTTGGGCAAAGAAAAAATCCAGCCCAATGTCTGCCAGAAAATTCCCGAAAGAGTAAAAATAAAACCGATAATCATCAACCAGGGAAGCAGAGGGACAATCAAGATATTGGTTAGGGGGGCAATCAAAGAAAAATAACCAAAATTGTAAATTAAAATCGGCAAAGTAAAAATTTGAGCCGAAAGAGTCATTGCTAAAAGGCTTCTCAATGGAAAAATTTCAGGGTTTGGTAAAAATTTTAGTCCGCCCTTAATTGGGGACTGAAAATAAATTATTCCAAAAATCGCCAAAAAAGATAGTTGAAAGCCAACATCTAATTTTAAAAGGAAAGGATTTTGGGCTAACATTATAGCGGCGGCAAAAACAACTGCCCGAGAAGAAACTGACAATCTTCCCAAATACTGACCTAAAAGAAAAAGCCCGCCCATAATTCCGGCCCGAATAGCTGAGGGCTGAAGACCGGTCATTATGATAAAAAGAGAAATTAAAATTATAGTAAAATAAAAAGATTGTTGTCTCCAAAACCCGAGACCAATTAAAATAGTCATCAAGATAATGGCTAATATTGCCACATGCATTCCTGAAATTGCCGTGATATGCCTCACCCCGGTGATATTTAATTTTTCTTTCCATTCTTGGGAGATTCCTCTTTTATCTCCTAAAATTATTGCTCCCAAAATTGAACTCTGGGGCGGGGATAAATTTTGATAAATTGATTCTCTCAGTTTTTCTTTAAACTGCAAAATTTTAGCAAAACCCCGCCCCCAAATTGGGGGCGGGGTGTCGCTCTCTAATAACTCAATTTCTGGCCAGCTCATTACCGAGTAAATTCCGTCTTTTTTTAAAAAATCTCTGTAATTAAAGCCGTTTATATCCTCTGCCGGGCTTTTTAATCTTTCAGTAATTTTTAATTTGTCTCCGTATTGATATTCTGGATATCGCTGAGTAGTTACCAAAACCCTCCCATCAGTTGTTAGAGGCCCGTCCTCTAACAAAATTTCGTTTATTTTAACTGAAAGTTTAATACTTTTTTCTCTAACATCCGGCTCAGCCGAGACAGTGCCAATTAAAGTAATTTTTTGTTCTAAATCGTGATATTTTCTTAATTCATCATTAATAACCTTTAATTCCGCCCTCTCGTGCCGCCAAACCCCAAAAACCAAAAATAAAACGCAAAAACCAAGGACAACAAATCCCGCCCTCTTTGAAGCCCTTAGCTTCAAAGAGGGCGGGACCGAAATCAACAAAATTCCAAAAATCAACCCCGCCCCTAATATAAAAAGGGGCGGGGTAAAAAAAGAACTTAAAAAAATCCCTCCGATAAAAGAGAGGCAAAAATATAAAAATATTCTTGAAGCGGTCATTCCTTTATTTTACCCCACAGGACAGATTTTAAGAAATAGAGTGGTGTCTTAATTAGTGTCGGGCACTGATTATTCTACTGATAGCTAATAGCTATAAGTGTTGACTTTTTATACGGGTGTCGAAAAAGTCAACAATAGAATAAGTAGTGTCGGGTACTGATTATTCTAACACCTTTGTTCTTAATTCGCACGATCGTACGCTTTAGGTACTTTTAGATTAAATTAAATTGAACTGTTTTTTTAGTTCTTTCTAGGATAAGTAGTGTCGGGTACTGATTAAGGTCTCAACTGGCAGATTTCAAAAAAGGGGGCGATGGCTTTTTGGATTTCTAATAAATATTCTTGGGGATAGGGTTTTATTTTTTCAAATTTTGGGTCAAGGGTTTTTTCCGGCCGAAAATTTTGAAGATAGTATTTTATCTTCGGTCCGCCTATCCATTTAGCGATTTCTATAATATCTTCTTTTGTCTGGATACCGGGGACTACGGTCGTGCGAAATTCAAAATCAATGTTTGAGTTTTTTAAAATTTCAATGCTTTTTTTAATTTTCTCTAAATTAACTTTCACACCCGTCGCTTTTTCGTATTTTAGAACTTTTAACCTTTGACTTTTAGCTTTTAACTTTAGCCCCAATGGCGCCTTAATATCCATTGCCAGATAATCAATTAATTTCTCATCAATCAATCTTTTTAACATCTTTGGATTGGAACCATTCGTGTCAAGTTTAACGAAATATCCTAATTTTTTGATTTTTTTTGTAAAAGCGGGTAATTTTTTATTAATACTTGGCTCTCCGCCACATATCGTAACCCCATTCAATAATCCTTTTCTCTCTTTCAAAAATTTAAAAAATTCCTTTTCAGAAATCCTCGCCCCGTTAAATTTCGCTGAAGGCGAAATTCCATCTTTACTGGGTTTAACGGGGTGAAGTTGTTTTTTAATTTTCTCTGGTAAGACCAACTCCGGACTAAAACACCAGGGACAACGAAAATTGCAACCATAAAAAAAAACAGTGGCCGCCAAGCGGCCGGGATAATCAATTAAAGTTAATTTTTGAAGCCCACCGATTTGAACCCCGTTAGAAATTTTCATAATTATTCAGTAAAAATTTACCCCGTCAAATGTTAAAATTGACACAGAATTTCTAACGGGGTGAATCATGTTTTAACCAATTCAAGTTTTCTAATTTTAAACATTTTTCTCTCTTTAAATTCCTCTTGCTTCCCGAGATTAAACTGATTCACTGGGCGCAGATATCCGACGATTCTTGAATAAACCTCGCAGGGCTGTTTTATCGTACATTCGGGACAAAAGAAATGTTCTCCTTTTAAGTATCCGTGAGTTGGACAAATTGAAAAGGTCGGAGTTAGGGTAATATATGGTAAATGGAAATTTTCAAAAACTTTTTTAACCAAACTCTTAACTGTTTGTATATCGTTGATTTGTTCCCCCAAAAAAAGATGGATTACCGTGCCGCCATTATAAAGACATTGTAATTCGTCTTGAAGTTTCAAGGCCTCAAAAGGATCGTTGGTGTAGTTTACTGGCAGATGGCTGGAATTAGTATAATAAGGCACCTTCTTTGTTCCGGCGGTAATAATATCCGGGTATTGTTCTTTGTCTTTAAGGGCCAATCGATAGGCTGTTGATTCGGCCGGCGTAGCTTCTAAATTGTAAATATTGCCAGTTTCTTTTTGATATTTCACCAATCTTTCTCTCATAAAATCTAAAACTTCAGTGGTAAACCTTCTTCCTCTTTTTGAAGCAATGTTTAAGCCAATGAAGTTTAAAAGCGCTTCATTCATTCCAACCAAACCAATAGTGGCAAAATGATTAGCGTAATAACTTCCTCGGGCTTTTTTAATGTCCGATAAATAAAACCTGGAATACGGATACAAGCCCTTTTCAATAAAATTTTCGATTGTTTTTCTTTTAATTTCCAAACTTTCTTTAGCCAAATCCATCATTTTTCCCAATTTTTCAAAAAATTCTTTTTTTGTTTTTGAAAGATAACCGATTCTCGGCATTCCGATCGTAACTACGCCGATTGAACCGGTCTTTGAACCCGCTCCAAACAAGCCACCACCTCCCCGATAATAAACAAAATAATTTATTCCGTATTTTGCCGAGGCCTCAA
The nucleotide sequence above comes from Candidatus Nealsonbacteria bacterium. Encoded proteins:
- a CDS encoding ComEC family competence protein, whose translation is MTASRIFLYFCLSFIGGIFLSSFFTPPLFILGAGLIFGILLISVPPSLKLRASKRAGFVVLGFCVLFLVFGVWRHERAELKVINDELRKYHDLEQKITLIGTVSAEPDVREKSIKLSVKINEILLEDGPLTTDGRVLVTTQRYPEYQYGDKLKITERLKSPAEDINGFNYRDFLKKDGIYSVMSWPEIELLESDTPPPIWGRGFAKILQFKEKLRESIYQNLSPPQSSILGAIILGDKRGISQEWKEKLNITGVRHITAISGMHVAILAIILMTILIGLGFWRQQSFYFTIILISLFIIMTGLQPSAIRAGIMGGLFLLGQYLGRLSVSSRAVVFAAAIMLAQNPFLLKLDVGFQLSFLAIFGIIYFQSPIKGGLKFLPNPEIFPLRSLLAMTLSAQIFTLPILIYNFGYFSLIAPLTNILIVPLLPWLMIIGFIFTLSGIFWQTLGWIFSLPNWLLLTFIVKIVDWFSQIP
- a CDS encoding anaerobic ribonucleoside-triphosphate reductase activating protein, producing MKISNGVQIGGLQKLTLIDYPGRLAATVFFYGCNFRCPWCFSPELVLPEKIKKQLHPVKPSKDGISPSAKFNGARISEKEFFKFLKERKGLLNGVTICGGEPSINKKLPAFTKKIKKLGYFVKLDTNGSNPKMLKRLIDEKLIDYLAMDIKAPLGLKLKAKSQRLKVLKYEKATGVKVNLEKIKKSIEILKNSNIDFEFRTTVVPGIQTKEDIIEIAKWIGGPKIKYYLQNFRPEKTLDPKFEKIKPYPQEYLLEIQKAIAPFFEICQLRP